The DNA sequence ATCTGATAGAAAATCCGGACGTAAAAGAATTTTATCTCGGAGTGGGAGCGACAGGTGCGGTCAGATCGTATAAAGATGTAAAGTCATACAGAAGGCGTAAGCGGTGGCTGTAATGGTGCGTTGAGATTCTGAAATAAATTCAGAATGACAGAGTGAAGGTGTCATGCTGAACTTGTTTCAGCATCTCTTCACTCAGAATGACAGAGTGAAGGTGTCATGCTGATTTTGTTTGGCTGTCCCAAAATCCACCGCCTAATTTTACGAATTCCTTTAGTAATAAGGTCTTGCAGTAATTTTGCTTGCACCTGAGTACTACAAATAAAACATTATAAACCTATGTTTCTCAAGGGTTCTCCGATTTTGATGGTGAATCAGGGCTGTCATCCTGAACTTGTTTCAGGATCTTCTGTAAAATATGATTACTGATTAAATAACTTGAAGTTCCAATGGAACAACATCAATACTTTGTTTATATTCTGACTAACAAATCTAACAGGGTGCTGTATATTGGTATAACGAATAATTTATTGCACAGAATATACGAACACAGAAATAGATTGGAGGAAGGATTTACAAAGAAGTACAATGTCACAAAGTTAGTTTATTTTGAAGTAACAAGTGATGTAAATGCAGCAATAGCACGGGAAAAGCAATTGAAAAATTGGCATCGTCCTTGGAAAGTAAATCTAATTAGTCAGTTTAATCCAAAATGGAAAGATTTATATCCTTTCGTTACGGGAGAAGCGGAGTGGGATTCTTTACGAGATTCTGAAATAAATTCAGAATGACAGAGTGGGGATTCAGAATGACAGAGTGAAGGTGTCATGCTGAACTTGTTTCAGCATCTCTTCACTCAGAATGACAGAGTGAAGGTGTCATCCTGAACTTGTTTCAGGATATCTTCACTTAAAAGGAGACACAAATGGCAGACTTTTTTGACGATAAAGAGGATTTGGCCTTAACTGAAAGACAGGATTACTATGATCAGCGATTATCCGAAATGGTCAATCTCGGATATCAGAGATCGGAAAAGGTTAAAGATATACTTGATGAACTGGGCGTAAGTCCATCAGGCATAAAGACTTTAAAGGATATTGAAAAACTGCCAATAATTTCCAGAGAAAAACTTGTTGAACTCGAAGCGGCAGAACCTCCATTCGGCGGATTATGTGACCGGGATATTGAAATAGACAGAATCTTTACTTCACCGGGGCCTGTCTATGAACCGCATCTTGCGGAGACCGATTATCTATGGGCAAGAGCCTATCATGCTGCAGGTTTTAGAAAGGGAGATGTGGTTCTCAATGCCTTTTCCTACCACATGGTGGCTGCCGGCCTTACGTTCCACGGTGGGCTGAGGAATGTTGGTGCCACCGTAGTTCCTTCGGGGACTTCAGGTACCGAGATACAGGTACAGTTGATTCGTGATCTGGATGTAACAGGTTATACCGGCACCCCCAGTTTTCTGATGGCTATAATTAAAAAAGCCGAGGAGATGGGTTATGACTTTAAAAATGATTTCAAATTGAGGCGTGCAAGCTTTGCGGCAGAGCCGCTCGAGCCATCTCTCAGAGAAAAATTTGAAAAAGAATATGGAATAGATACATATCAGATGTACGGAGCCACCGAGGTAGGCGATGTAGCCTACGAGTGCCGTGAAAAAAACGGCTGGCATATTTGTGAGGAAGTAATCGTTGAAATCGTTGATCCTGCAACCGGGAAACAGGTCGGGCATGGAGAACTGGGTGAAGTTGTGGTAACCCGACTCAATAACATCTTTTTTCTTTTCAGGTTTGGGACCGGCGATCTCTCAAGTATTATCAGTGAAGCCTGTCCCTGTGGAAGGACGTCTTATCGACTGAGTGGTATTGCAGGGCGGGTTGGTGATGCTGTAAAGGTGAGGGGTCTTTTTATTGCCCCGAGCCAGTTAAAAAAGATTAGCGAACGGTTTGATAATGTAAGATTTCAGGTTGTAATCAGCAGGGCGCTTCATAAGGATATTTTGACAGTCAGGCTGGAAGCGAAGGGAGAAGTTGCTGACAGGGACGAATTACAGAACAGTTTTGAAAACTTTTTTAAAGAAATATGCACGGTCAAAATCGATAAAATTGAATTAATCAAGCCGGCCACATTATCCGAAGGCGATAAGCTCATTGTTGATCAGCGGAGCTGGGAGTGAAAAAGTATGCCGAGATTGCATGATTTTTCTTTAAATCCTGCCACGGGGGTAGGATAGGCGTCCTCGCCTGTCCATAGGGGTAAAAATAAATGCAATTTGGTATCACATTCCAATTTTCTATTCCTTTATTTTTTCTGCTAATTCCTTCACTGCCCGCATATAGTCCTCCATTCCGCGTAAAAAGATGTCGTTGTGATTGGCCCCTAAAATTTCGAGGAGCTTTTTATCCTTGGCGGGGGAGGCGTTATAGAGGGCCTGACCGTCTGCAAAGGGAAGGACATGGTCCTTCTCTGCATGGATAATCAGTGTGGGTT is a window from the Syntrophales bacterium genome containing:
- a CDS encoding GIY-YIG nuclease family protein, with the translated sequence MEQHQYFVYILTNKSNRVLYIGITNNLLHRIYEHRNRLEEGFTKKYNVTKLVYFEVTSDVNAAIAREKQLKNWHRPWKVNLISQFNPKWKDLYPFVTGEAEWDSLRDSEINSE
- a CDS encoding AMP-binding protein gives rise to the protein MADFFDDKEDLALTERQDYYDQRLSEMVNLGYQRSEKVKDILDELGVSPSGIKTLKDIEKLPIISREKLVELEAAEPPFGGLCDRDIEIDRIFTSPGPVYEPHLAETDYLWARAYHAAGFRKGDVVLNAFSYHMVAAGLTFHGGLRNVGATVVPSGTSGTEIQVQLIRDLDVTGYTGTPSFLMAIIKKAEEMGYDFKNDFKLRRASFAAEPLEPSLREKFEKEYGIDTYQMYGATEVGDVAYECREKNGWHICEEVIVEIVDPATGKQVGHGELGEVVVTRLNNIFFLFRFGTGDLSSIISEACPCGRTSYRLSGIAGRVGDAVKVRGLFIAPSQLKKISERFDNVRFQVVISRALHKDILTVRLEAKGEVADRDELQNSFENFFKEICTVKIDKIELIKPATLSEGDKLIVDQRSWE